The proteins below come from a single Halobacillus salinarum genomic window:
- the mbhE gene encoding hydrogen gas-evolving membrane-bound hydrogenase subunit E, protein MLLAVLLPFIIAIFIPLISKWKLKFHPGYVVTAVPVIIFIYFAQFLGKDFQSVTKNYQWIPSLNINFDFYLDGLSLLFVMLISGIGILVSYYSVFYLHTSEKLGSFYVYFLLFMGSMLGVVLSDNIYVLYTFWEFTSLSSFLLIGFWNFKERSRYGALKSMLITVFGGLSLLGGLVFMNIITGTTSIHQMISQQEAILNHEFFPFILVLVILGAFTKSAQFPFHIWLPDAMEAPTPVSAYLHSATMVKAGLYLIARYSPVLGSSEWFFVIVSTAGIVTMCWASYMAVRQTDLKAILAFSTVSQLGMIMAMLGYGTELAIFAAAFHILNHATFKGSLFMVAGIVDHETGTRDIRKLGGLMAVLPVTAVIALFASFSMAGVPLPFLNGFYSKELFFDASLHLEHTYQGYAGLLRTIVPYVAVLGSIFTFVYSMYFFFETFRGKGDFEKLPKRPHEAPIGMLISPMLLSVGVVIIGLFPQLINEPFIAHTAEAISGIKPHEHIAFWHGIKPPLIMSLTVVVFGTILALSRPNWSFIYRFVPGVLNFNKVYDGIVHGVEKYSGMLTKRYMNGSLSRYVRLILTAILVITVSFMFTTNGWTVSFDNLAAISFPEALPEICVAVMMVLAAIGTILTNNRIAAILILGVVGYGLSILFVLYRAPDLALTQLIIETVTVGLFLLAFYHLPELQKRNQSLGTKALNAIISIGFGGMMTMIAISSHSSKWFDSIAEYFVKTSHKLGGGDNIVNVILVDMRGLDTMFEITVLGIAAMAIFGLIRLGKSKGGGN, encoded by the coding sequence ATGCTACTGGCTGTACTATTGCCATTCATTATTGCTATCTTTATTCCACTGATAAGTAAGTGGAAATTAAAATTTCATCCAGGGTATGTGGTGACAGCTGTTCCTGTCATTATTTTTATTTACTTTGCTCAATTTCTAGGGAAAGATTTTCAATCGGTTACAAAAAATTATCAGTGGATTCCATCTTTAAATATCAATTTCGATTTTTATCTGGACGGATTAAGCCTTTTGTTCGTCATGTTGATCAGCGGAATTGGTATCCTTGTGTCCTATTATTCAGTCTTTTATTTACATACATCTGAAAAGCTGGGCAGTTTTTACGTGTACTTCTTGTTATTTATGGGTTCAATGCTTGGTGTAGTTCTTTCTGATAATATTTATGTTCTTTATACCTTTTGGGAGTTTACGTCGCTTTCTTCCTTCTTGTTGATTGGATTTTGGAATTTTAAAGAACGGTCAAGATACGGTGCTCTAAAATCAATGCTCATCACTGTATTTGGCGGTTTGAGCTTGCTTGGCGGTCTGGTATTCATGAACATAATTACAGGTACTACAAGCATCCATCAGATGATCTCTCAACAGGAAGCCATATTAAACCACGAGTTTTTTCCTTTCATACTAGTGTTGGTGATTCTAGGAGCTTTTACAAAATCTGCTCAATTTCCTTTTCACATTTGGCTTCCTGATGCAATGGAGGCTCCCACTCCGGTTAGTGCTTATTTACACTCAGCCACTATGGTCAAGGCAGGGTTATACCTAATTGCCCGTTATTCGCCGGTGCTTGGTTCTTCTGAGTGGTTTTTTGTTATCGTTTCAACAGCAGGAATCGTTACGATGTGCTGGGCTTCCTATATGGCGGTGAGACAAACGGATTTAAAAGCGATTCTTGCATTTTCCACCGTGAGTCAATTAGGTATGATCATGGCTATGCTCGGTTACGGTACAGAACTTGCAATATTTGCTGCTGCTTTTCACATCTTAAACCATGCAACTTTTAAAGGAAGCCTATTTATGGTGGCAGGGATTGTCGATCACGAAACAGGAACAAGGGATATTCGTAAGTTAGGCGGTTTAATGGCGGTGCTTCCTGTTACAGCAGTCATTGCTCTTTTTGCTTCTTTCTCCATGGCAGGAGTACCCCTGCCATTTTTGAATGGATTCTATAGTAAAGAGTTGTTTTTCGATGCCAGCCTTCATTTAGAACATACGTATCAAGGTTATGCTGGATTGTTACGTACAATTGTACCTTACGTGGCTGTTTTGGGCAGCATATTTACGTTTGTTTATTCCATGTACTTTTTCTTTGAAACATTCAGAGGAAAAGGGGATTTTGAAAAGCTTCCAAAGCGGCCTCATGAAGCTCCAATCGGAATGCTGATTTCCCCGATGCTTCTCTCTGTCGGCGTGGTCATAATCGGACTGTTTCCTCAACTGATTAATGAACCATTTATTGCTCATACTGCTGAAGCCATTAGCGGGATCAAACCTCATGAGCATATTGCCTTTTGGCATGGGATCAAACCACCTTTGATTATGTCATTAACCGTCGTAGTATTTGGGACAATTCTTGCCCTTTCCCGACCTAATTGGTCGTTTATTTACCGTTTCGTACCAGGCGTACTCAACTTTAATAAGGTTTACGACGGAATTGTACACGGTGTTGAAAAATACTCAGGGATGCTGACAAAAAGATATATGAATGGTTCCTTGAGCCGGTATGTCCGGTTGATATTAACTGCTATTCTCGTGATTACTGTATCTTTCATGTTTACTACGAATGGTTGGACCGTGAGTTTTGATAACTTAGCCGCCATCTCCTTTCCAGAAGCACTCCCTGAGATATGTGTAGCAGTTATGATGGTACTGGCAGCAATTGGGACAATCCTGACTAACAATCGTATTGCCGCGATTCTTATTCTAGGGGTCGTCGGTTATGGGCTATCTATTCTCTTTGTGTTATACAGAGCACCGGACCTGGCGTTAACTCAACTAATTATTGAGACCGTTACGGTAGGATTGTTTCTGCTCGCCTTCTATCATTTGCCTGAGCTTCAAAAACGGAACCAAAGCTTAGGAACCAAAGCGCTTAATGCCATTATTTCAATTGGTTTTGGCGGTATGATGACGATGATTGCTATTTCCTCACACAGCAGCAAATGGTTTGATTCTATTGCGGAGTACTTTGTTAAAACTTCGCACAAATTGGGTGGCGGAGATAATATTGTCAATGTTATTTTAGTCGATATGCGTGGTCTGGATACCATGTTTGAAATAACGGTATTAGGAATTGCTGCCATGGCCATTTTTGGTTTAATACGTCTAGGCAAGAGTAAGGGAGGCGGTAACTGA
- a CDS encoding Na+/H+ antiporter subunit D, with product MSNLAALPIILPLLAGIVLAFFHKRIKLVRIVSQVTAVINLIVVAVIFWKVHTGGSIILETGDWTAPYGIILVADILSITLVLTTNIVAVACVFYAPRTLSESQESFYFYSFFFLLITGVSGAFITGDLFNLFVFFEVLLMASYGLIVLGNGKVQLRESIKYVLINLFSSMLFVTTISFLYSVVGTVNMAQIAQRVHEVDQKGILTTIALLLFFVFATKAAVFPLYYWLPRPYSVPNPVVSALFGALLTKVGVYSILRVFTLIFVKDISATHTLFIYLAALTMIFGVVGALSTNNIKLIIAYNIIPAVGFMLMGIGIFTKVSISGTIYYLIHDMVIKGVLFMLVGAIAYAAGTSDLRKMGGLIHHYPVQGWFFFIASLVLAGIPPFSGFIGKLLLLQGALAEEQIMIVGAALVSSLLILLSMIRIFIQGFWGEEKELAKPERKKTAAKMAWPIGLLLSISVLLGVGAEWFYPSVESIADYLMNPQIYIDSVLKE from the coding sequence ATGAGTAACTTAGCAGCCTTACCGATTATCCTGCCGCTGCTGGCAGGAATTGTACTCGCATTCTTTCATAAACGGATAAAACTCGTACGTATTGTTTCACAAGTGACTGCAGTGATCAACCTTATTGTAGTAGCGGTGATATTTTGGAAGGTTCACACCGGAGGATCCATTATTCTGGAAACCGGAGACTGGACCGCGCCGTACGGCATCATATTAGTTGCGGATATTCTGTCGATCACCCTCGTCCTCACGACTAATATCGTTGCTGTTGCATGTGTATTTTATGCACCAAGAACGCTCTCCGAATCCCAGGAGTCCTTTTACTTTTACAGTTTCTTTTTCTTATTAATTACAGGTGTAAGCGGCGCATTTATTACAGGAGACTTGTTCAACTTGTTCGTCTTTTTTGAAGTCCTGCTCATGGCGTCCTACGGATTGATCGTACTTGGCAATGGAAAGGTCCAGTTAAGGGAGTCCATCAAATATGTATTGATAAACTTGTTCTCGTCCATGCTTTTTGTGACGACGATTTCCTTTTTGTATTCCGTTGTCGGAACAGTCAACATGGCACAAATTGCTCAACGAGTCCATGAGGTTGACCAAAAAGGCATATTAACTACGATTGCTTTGCTTCTCTTTTTCGTGTTTGCTACGAAAGCGGCAGTTTTTCCGCTTTATTATTGGCTCCCAAGGCCCTATTCCGTCCCGAATCCCGTTGTTTCTGCATTGTTTGGAGCTCTACTGACAAAAGTAGGCGTTTATTCAATCCTGAGGGTCTTCACTTTGATTTTTGTTAAAGATATCAGCGCTACGCACACCCTCTTTATTTACCTTGCCGCTTTAACGATGATCTTTGGTGTCGTCGGAGCATTATCCACCAATAATATTAAGCTGATTATCGCCTACAACATCATTCCTGCAGTTGGATTCATGTTAATGGGGATTGGCATATTTACAAAGGTATCTATCAGCGGGACCATTTATTATTTAATTCATGATATGGTCATAAAAGGAGTGCTCTTTATGCTGGTGGGGGCAATTGCATATGCAGCAGGTACTTCAGATTTGAGGAAGATGGGGGGCTTAATTCATCACTACCCTGTTCAAGGCTGGTTTTTCTTCATTGCCTCTCTCGTTTTAGCCGGGATCCCCCCTTTTAGTGGCTTTATCGGTAAACTTCTTCTTTTGCAAGGAGCTTTGGCAGAGGAACAAATAATGATTGTGGGGGCAGCATTAGTTTCCAGTTTATTAATTCTGCTTTCCATGATCCGGATTTTTATACAAGGGTTCTGGGGTGAAGAAAAAGAACTCGCCAAGCCTGAACGTAAAAAGACAGCCGCAAAGATGGCATGGCCGATTGGTCTTCTTCTCTCAATATCTGTGTTACTAGGTGTGGGGGCAGAATGGTTTTATCCATCCGTAGAATCGATTGCTGATTATTTAATGAATCCGCAAATTTATATTGATTCTGTGCTAAAGGAGTAG
- a CDS encoding Na(+)/H(+) antiporter subunit C: protein MEFIMAILAGILFTTGIYNLLQKQLLRIIIGTGLISHGAHLFILTMGELRRGAPPILKEGVENYTDPLPQALILTSIVISFGVTSLLLVLAYRASRINGTDNMEQLRGTDYE from the coding sequence ATGGAATTTATTATGGCCATACTCGCAGGAATTCTGTTTACTACAGGCATCTACAACCTCCTTCAGAAGCAATTGCTGAGAATAATCATAGGAACAGGACTCATCTCTCACGGAGCTCATCTGTTTATCCTTACGATGGGAGAATTACGCAGAGGGGCTCCGCCGATCTTAAAAGAAGGCGTAGAAAACTATACAGATCCTTTACCCCAAGCGCTAATATTAACATCCATTGTTATCAGCTTTGGGGTAACAAGTTTACTTCTTGTATTGGCATACCGTGCTTCAAGAATAAATGGCACAGATAATATGGAGCAACTAAGGGGAACAGATTATGAGTAA